ACCCTCGCCGCCTCTGGCTCGTCGCGGCACCCGCCCTCGCTCTCGCCCTCACCCTGGCGGGCTGCTCGGCGGCCACCACCGCCACCACCGGCGCGACGTCCGCGGCGACAGCGGAGGCGGCGACGACCGAGACCACCTCCAGCCTCACGGGTGCGACCGACGCGACCCAGACCGCCGCCGACGTGCTCGCCGCGAACCAGGAGACGCACGACAAGACCGACGACGACGAGTGGGATGCCGCCGAGGCGACGACCGTGGAACTTTCGGGGTCGTCGGCGACCGTGACCGGCGACGGCGCGGCCGTAGACGGTGCGACCGTCGTGATCTCCCAGCCGGGCACCTACGTGCTCTCCGGCGACTACACGGGCCAGATCGTCGTCTCCAGCGACGCCGACGGGCAGGTGCGTCTCGTGCTCGACGGGGTCGACATCGCGACGGATGCCGGGGCCGCGATCGACGTGCAGGCCGCCGACGAAGCGGTCGTCATCCTCGCCGACGGGTCCGCCAACTCGTTGAGCGACGCCTCGTCGTACGCCGACGACGCCACCGCCAACGCCGCCCTGTACAGCGCGGCCGACCTGACCATCACCGGGACCGGCGCGCTCACGGTGGCCGGGAACGGCAACGACGGCATCGCCTCCGCCGACGGCCTCGTCATCCAGTCGGGCACGATCGACGTGACGGCGGTGGACGACGGCATCCGCGGCAAGGACTACCTCGTCATCCGCGACGGCGAGGTGACCGTCGACGCCGGCGGCGACGGCCTGAAGTCCGACAACGAGGAGGCGGCCGAACGCGGGTATGTGCTCATCGCCGGCGGCACCGTCTCCCTCACCAGCGGCGACGACGGCATCGACGCGGCGACCGACGTCGTCACGACCGGCGGGAGCGTGTCGATCGTCGCGGGCGGCGGGGCCTCCACCGGGGCCTCCGACAGCGGCGCGAAGGGCGTTTCCGTCGGCGTGATCGCCGTGTTCGAGGCGGGTGAGCTGAACGTCGACGCCGCCGACGACGCGATCAACGCGAGCGCGTACGCGCACCTCGCGGGCGCGGCGCTCACCCTCGCTTCGGGCGACGACGGCGTGCACGCAGAT
This genomic window from Candidatus Microbacterium phytovorans contains:
- a CDS encoding carbohydrate-binding domain-containing protein, giving the protein MTPPKNPRRLWLVAAPALALALTLAGCSAATTATTGATSAATAEAATTETTSSLTGATDATQTAADVLAANQETHDKTDDDEWDAAEATTVELSGSSATVTGDGAAVDGATVVISQPGTYVLSGDYTGQIVVSSDADGQVRLVLDGVDIATDAGAAIDVQAADEAVVILADGSANSLSDASSYADDATANAALYSAADLTITGTGALTVAGNGNDGIASADGLVIQSGTIDVTAVDDGIRGKDYLVIRDGEVTVDAGGDGLKSDNEEAAERGYVLIAGGTVSLTSGDDGIDAATDVVTTGGSVSIVAGGGASTGASDSGAKGVSVGVIAVFEAGELNVDAADDAINASAYAHLAGAALTLASGDDGVHADLQLVVSAGTATITESVEGLEGGQITISGGDTSVTASDDGTNVTAPDEGSAEMTMLISGGTLLVDAGGDGLDVNQGAITQTGGTVVVSGPTANNNGALDADGGMTISGGVLLAAGSSGMAVAPSADSDQATVQFTVSGTIAAGTVLTVVDSSGDAVASFTTSKQTQSVVYSADTIVNGETYTLVSGGSAGDTILGGLAEAGSSGSTTVATGVAGEQTSSEMGGGMGGPGGQRP